The genomic window GATACGATATCCGCTTTAGGCAAATTGGCGGAGGATGTAAGGATTCCGATTATTTTAAGGCATTATTATGGCTATACCTATGATGAGATTGGGGAGTGGATGAAGCTATCCCCTGGGACGATAAAGTCTAGAGTTCATAATGGAATTATGGCTGTCAGGAAGGAGTTGAGAATAAATGAAGAAAGAGAGAGACATGAGAGAAGATCTAGATGAAGACTTATTATTAGTCATGAGGGAAATTGAGCACGGTCTTAACTCAATTGATCAAGGTACACCTATTCAAACGCCAAATATAGAATGGTTTGAGAATTTGATTGTCGAAGAGAAGAAAAATATGAAAAAGAAGCTTATTTTCGATGCTTCACTTTTCGCCATTCTTGCACTAATTATTTTAACCGGCATTTTATTTGCTTTGTACCGGGTTCCAATTGTCTTCTTCGCGATTCAAGGGATTGCTGTTATGTTTATCCTTGCATTCGTTTCAATTCAGTTTGTTAAACAGGTGAAAGAAACATGAATGAGGAAGTTTCTTTACCGTTACTTATTGTTGTTGCCGTCATTTTAATCAGTCAAAGTACTTTTCTATTCACAAATGCAAGGAAACATGGACATAACTATTGGCTATGGGGAATCCTCGGCTTAATCCAGGCGCCTGTTCCTACACTTGTTTATTTACTATTTGTTAGGAAGCTGTGGAGAAAGAAGAAAAAGATTCATTAAAAGGGATGAAGATTCGTGGGAAAAC from Bacillus sp. DTU_2020_1000418_1_SI_GHA_SEK_038 includes these protein-coding regions:
- a CDS encoding YxlC family protein → MKKERDMREDLDEDLLLVMREIEHGLNSIDQGTPIQTPNIEWFENLIVEEKKNMKKKLIFDASLFAILALIILTGILFALYRVPIVFFAIQGIAVMFILAFVSIQFVKQVKET
- a CDS encoding sigma-Y antisigma factor component — encoded protein: MNEEVSLPLLIVVAVILISQSTFLFTNARKHGHNYWLWGILGLIQAPVPTLVYLLFVRKLWRKKKKIH